A genome region from Drosophila simulans strain w501 chromosome 2R, Prin_Dsim_3.1, whole genome shotgun sequence includes the following:
- the LOC6734657 gene encoding PDZ and LIM domain protein Zasp isoform X26 yields the protein MAQPQLLQVKLSRFDAQPWGFRLQGGTDFAQPLLVQKVNAGSLSEQAGLQPGDAVVKINDVDVFNLRHKDAQDIVVRSGNNFVITVQRGGSTWRPHVTPTGNVPQPNSPYLQTVTKTSLAHKQQDSQHIGCGYNNAARPFSNGGDGGVKSIVNKQYNTPVGIYSDESIAETLSAQAEVLAGGVLGVNFKKNEKEYQGDRSEVLKFLREEETGQSTPDQQKEMDFRFLYVKTHF from the exons ATGGCCCAACCACAGCTGCTGCAAGTCAAATTGTCACGTTTCGATGCCCAGCCCTGGGGATTCCGCCTTCAGGGGGGCACGGACTTCGCCCAGCCCCTGCTGGTGCAAAAG GTGAACGCCGGCAGCTTGTCCGAGCAGGCTGGCCTCCAGCCCGGCGATGCGGTGGTCAAGATCAATGACGTGGATGTCTTCAATCTGCGTCACAAGGATGCCCAGGACATTGTGGTGCGCTCCGGCAACAACTTTGTCATCACAGTGCAGCG CGGTGGCTCCACCTGGCGGCCGCATGTGACACCGACTGGCAATGTGCCGCAGCCCAACTCGCCGTATCTGCAGACGGTGACGAAGACCTCTCTGGCTCACAAACAACAGGACAGCCAGCACATCGGCTGTGGCTACAACAACGCGGCCCGTCCCTTC TCCAACGGCGGCGATGGCGGCGTGAAGAGCATTGTCAATAAACAATACAACACCCCGGTTGGCATTTACAGCGATGAATCTATTGCGGAAACACTCTCGGCCCAGGCGGAGGTTTTGGCTGGCGGTGTGCTCGG CGTCAACTTCAAGAAGAACGAGAAGGAATACCAGGGCGATCGCTCCGAGGTGCTGAAGTTCCTGCGCGAGGAGGAGACCGGCCAGTCCACTCCAG ACCAGCAGAAGGAGATGGACTTTCGTTTTCTCTATGTGAAGACACATTTCTAG